The following are from one region of the Arcobacter defluvii genome:
- a CDS encoding Bax inhibitor-1/YccA family protein, with product MYNRDYLSNQSSQYAQESSQVQLMSFLKATYQLFAGSLLAATAGAYIGLGIVSILMGPMKWVLFAIELGLIFFVIPRVKHTPGVNLAVLFAFTFITGLTIAPLLASIFAMPSGASIVGQAFLMTSVAFGGISMFAMTTKRDFSAMGKFLFIALIIMIVAGISNIFIQSSMMQLAIASVGALLFSAFILYDTQNIIKGNYDSPIEAALSLYLDFFNLFISLLQILGIMNSGDRE from the coding sequence ATGTATAATAGAGATTATCTATCAAATCAATCATCTCAATATGCACAAGAATCATCTCAAGTTCAATTAATGAGCTTTTTAAAAGCAACTTATCAATTATTTGCTGGTTCATTATTAGCAGCAACAGCTGGTGCATATATTGGATTAGGAATTGTTTCTATATTAATGGGACCAATGAAATGGGTTCTATTTGCAATTGAACTTGGATTAATATTTTTTGTTATTCCAAGAGTAAAACATACTCCAGGCGTTAATTTAGCTGTATTATTTGCATTTACATTTATTACAGGATTAACAATTGCTCCATTATTAGCTTCAATTTTTGCAATGCCTAGTGGTGCATCTATTGTTGGTCAAGCATTTTTAATGACTTCTGTTGCATTTGGTGGAATTTCAATGTTCGCAATGACAACTAAAAGAGATTTTTCTGCTATGGGGAAATTTTTATTTATTGCTTTAATCATTATGATTGTTGCTGGTATCTCAAATATCTTCATTCAATCTTCAATGATGCAATTAGCAATAGCTAGTGTGGGAGCATTATTATTCTCAGCATTCATATTATATGATACACAAAACATTATCAAAGGTAATTATGATTCACCTATTGAAGCAGCATTATCTTTATATTTAGATTTCTTTAATCTATTTATTTCATTATTACAAATTCTTGGAATTATGAATAGTGGAGACAGAGAGTAA